One window from the genome of Penaeus monodon isolate SGIC_2016 chromosome 4, NSTDA_Pmon_1, whole genome shotgun sequence encodes:
- the LOC119572299 gene encoding uncharacterized protein LOC119572299 isoform X1 — protein sequence MMYDRGNYIPTLRIMLAIVVLSFQEEVVLADITTYGFYISTPPLANWTWLQKELTFPPNTREVTLCLNIELHQSHPNNGAVLTFNKTFVAGVEKDKYKIYNLGFPMIYEKTVSPWQWVHLCYFVGGTTGMAIDGEAVHVKEELDLKQLDLTIPYNLTVGIPSWYYEDTSIVGSMGGRFTIPRIFLRRLSQQEMLTLAGCGEVPGEDLGEGVWQVIADGHVKTGIITSSGISSEYLASDINTTNGFLEVAEVNEEDLCVPRRENKYMIMGYSEMNYFEAQDYCRAYGGNVPNNSDPRALDFFVKIAMQNNTSLLSSWGSDCFSFMAHEGSFSILPYRCLDGLKAMTCEVPKTMTFEIRADSDKVEEAFYHIPYSLKPSFLALSGRQIRVDGDLLTLLDSRGQMVASAVNTGLQPVGRFEWEYENKKKRVFTFTACSKDEFTCNNGLCIDLSNRCNGIEECSDSSDEECSIMLPLPITYRKERPHKFFTDLNLTVASMEVLEVDVYENVFRVNAEFHTSWRDGRIDLSQISATASENVIDMSDIWVPSIELKNAVFKDILAHLRRSDVRDVVLAHRETPGTIRTQNGLEGYTYNADRDAFLKLIETFEASYKCHFELDLFPFDVHVCSLNISLRQFSRSFKAVFRDIDLSAAPLSKKLPLITPTKFCYTPHADDSGNVTTVNFQVLLRRRFASYVFTTFSPCLVLTLIGYMTQFFSHENFSDRIMVTLSCLIVVAALFSQIAATVPASASHKAIDVIFLIIIVRLFLVVLHHSVLFLIRRSVRRAKEEGLESGMEAGDVVPGPALYQPPKKKFPLPSWTGQEPVTPAMEDKGQNPLPAWMKLDVMANNGNQREINKEVRSYDEFFNIFSISFGMLADVLWISLYYYKIASERDLVIQEFEKCLETMRAID from the exons ATGATGTATGACAGAGGCAACTACATTCCGACGTTGAGGATTATGCTGGCCATCGTCGTGCTCAGTTTTCAAG AGGAAGTCGTTCTCGCTGACATCACCACCTATGGATTCTACATATCGACTCCACCCTTGGCTAACTGGACGTGGTTACAGAAGGAGCTCACCTTTCCACCCAACACGAGAGAAGTCACCCTCTGCCTCAACATTGAGCTACACCAAAGCCACCCAAACAACGGGGCCGTCCTTACTTTCAATAAGACATTTGTCGCTGGCG TTGAGAAAGACAAATACAAGATCTACAACCTGGGGTTCCCGATGATTTACGAAAAGACTGTGTCTCCTTGGCAATGGGTGCACCTGTGCTACTTCGTCGGAGGAACAACCGGAATGGCCATTGACGGAGAGGCAGTCCACGTCAAGGAAGAACTGGATCTGAAGCAGCTGGATCTTACG ATCCCATACAACCTCACGGTCGGGATTCCCAGCTGGTATTACGAAGACACGAGCATTGTCGGGTCTATGGGGGGGAGATTCACCATCCCGCGAATCTTCCTTCGTCGACTCAGCCAACAAGAG ATGCTGACGCTGGCCGGGTGTGGCGAGGTGCCTGGCGAAGACCTTGGCGAGGGTGTATGGCAAGTCATAGCGGACGGACATGTAAAGACTGGAATTATCACTAGCTCAGGCATATCCTCAGAATATCTTGCTAGTGACATCAACACCACGAATGG GTTCTTGGAGGTCGCAGAGGTCAACGAAGAAGACCTGTGTGTTCCCCGCAGAGAAAATAAGTATATGATAATGGGGTATTCCGAGATGAACTACTTCGAGGCACAAGATTATTGCCGTGCTTACGGTGGAAACGTACCCAATAACTCTGACCCACGAGCTTTAGATTTTTTCGTAAAG ATCGCAATGCAGAACAATACGTCTCTGCTTTCTTCTTGGGGTTCTGACTGTTTTAGCTTTATGGCTCATGAAGGCTCCTTCAGTATTTTGCCATATCGCTGTCTGGATGGATTAAAAGCAATGACATGTGAG GTACCGAAGACCATGACCTTTGAAATCCGTGCTGACAGTGATAAAGTGGAGGAAGCCTTTTACCACATCCCATATAGTTTAAAGCCTTCGTTTCTTGCTTTGTCTGGGAGGCAAATACGTGTAGACGGGGATTTACTTACTCTTTTAGATTCAAGAGGCCAAATGGTGGCTTCTGCAGTTAACACTGGACTGCAACCTGTTGGTCGTTTCGAATGGgaatatgagaataaaaaaaagcggGTTTTTACCTTCACTGCTTGCTCAAAG GACGAATTTACATGTAATAATGGGTTGTGCATTGACCTGAGCAATCGCTGCAACGGAATAGAAGAATGTTCAGACAGCAGCGATGAGGAGTGCTCTATTATGCTGCCCCTGCCTATCACATATCGCAAGGAGCGTCCTCATAAATTCTTCACGGATCTTAACCTCACTGTGGCCTCGATGGAAGTCCTTGAGGTCGATGTCTATGAGAACGTATTCAGGGTAAATGCCGAG TTTCACACCAGCTGGCGAGACGGGAGAATTGACCTGTCCCAGATAAGCGCAACGGCCTCCGAAAATGTCATCGATATGTCCGACATTTGGGTGCCGTCTATCGAACTCAAGAACGCCGTATTTAAGGATATTCTAGCTCACCTTAGGAGAAGCGATGTGAGGGACGTCGTTCTGGCCCATCGAGAAACGCCTGGTACTATAAGAACACAAAATGGGCTGGAGG GATATACGTACAACGCGGATCGAGACGCCTTCTTGAAATTGATTGAAACCTTCGAAGCTTCGTATAAGTGTCACTTCGAACTCGATCTCTTCCCCTTCGACGTCCATGTGTGTTCTCTTAACATTTCGCTTCGGCAGTTTAGCAGATCCTTCAAGGCTGTTTTTCGCGATATT GACTTGTCAGCCGCGCCGTTGTCCAAAAAGCTTCCCCTTATAACACCGACCAAGTTCTGCTACACACCTCACGCCGATGACAGCGGTAACGTCACAACAGTTAATTTCCAG GTTCTTCTCAGAAGACGCTTCGCTTCTTACGTCTTCACGACCTTCAGCCCGTGTTTGGTGTTGACCCTCATCGGCTACATGACCCAGTTCTTCAGCCATGAAAACTTCAG CGACCGCATCATGGTGACCCTCTCGTGCCTGATCGTGGTGGCGGCCCTCTTCTCGCAGATCGCCGCCACCGTCCCGGCCTCTGCCTCCCACAAAGCCATCGACGtgattttcctcatcatcatcgtccgcCTCTTCCTCGTTGTCCTCCACCACTCGGTCCTCTTCCTCATCCGAAGGTCCGTCAGGAGGGCAAAGGAGGAGGGCCTGGAATCTGGCATGGAAGCCGGGGACGTTGTTCCCGGTCCTGCGCTGTACCAGCCTCCCAAGAAGAAATTCCCTCTTCCGTCGTGGACCGGGCAGGAACCAGTGACTCCAGCCATGGAAGATAAGGGCCAGAATCCCCTGCCAGCTTGGATGAAACTGGACGTAATGGCCAACAATGGCAATCAACGGGAAATAAACAAGGAGGTCAGGTCGTATGACGAATTCTTCAATATTTTCAGCATCAGCTTCGGTATGCTGGCGGATGTTTTGTGGATTTCGTTATACTATTACAAAATTGCCAGCGAACGGGATCTTGTCATCCAAGAGTTCGAGAAGTGTTTGGAAACAATGAGAGCAATTGATTAA
- the LOC119572299 gene encoding uncharacterized protein LOC119572299 isoform X2, which translates to MIYEKTVSPWQWVHLCYFVGGTTGMAIDGEAVHVKEELDLKQLDLTIPYNLTVGIPSWYYEDTSIVGSMGGRFTIPRIFLRRLSQQEMLTLAGCGEVPGEDLGEGVWQVIADGHVKTGIITSSGISSEYLASDINTTNGFLEVAEVNEEDLCVPRRENKYMIMGYSEMNYFEAQDYCRAYGGNVPNNSDPRALDFFVKIAMQNNTSLLSSWGSDCFSFMAHEGSFSILPYRCLDGLKAMTCEVPKTMTFEIRADSDKVEEAFYHIPYSLKPSFLALSGRQIRVDGDLLTLLDSRGQMVASAVNTGLQPVGRFEWEYENKKKRVFTFTACSKDEFTCNNGLCIDLSNRCNGIEECSDSSDEECSIMLPLPITYRKERPHKFFTDLNLTVASMEVLEVDVYENVFRVNAEFHTSWRDGRIDLSQISATASENVIDMSDIWVPSIELKNAVFKDILAHLRRSDVRDVVLAHRETPGTIRTQNGLEGYTYNADRDAFLKLIETFEASYKCHFELDLFPFDVHVCSLNISLRQFSRSFKAVFRDIDLSAAPLSKKLPLITPTKFCYTPHADDSGNVTTVNFQVLLRRRFASYVFTTFSPCLVLTLIGYMTQFFSHENFSDRIMVTLSCLIVVAALFSQIAATVPASASHKAIDVIFLIIIVRLFLVVLHHSVLFLIRRSVRRAKEEGLESGMEAGDVVPGPALYQPPKKKFPLPSWTGQEPVTPAMEDKGQNPLPAWMKLDVMANNGNQREINKEVRSYDEFFNIFSISFGMLADVLWISLYYYKIASERDLVIQEFEKCLETMRAID; encoded by the exons ATGATTTACGAAAAGACTGTGTCTCCTTGGCAATGGGTGCACCTGTGCTACTTCGTCGGAGGAACAACCGGAATGGCCATTGACGGAGAGGCAGTCCACGTCAAGGAAGAACTGGATCTGAAGCAGCTGGATCTTACG ATCCCATACAACCTCACGGTCGGGATTCCCAGCTGGTATTACGAAGACACGAGCATTGTCGGGTCTATGGGGGGGAGATTCACCATCCCGCGAATCTTCCTTCGTCGACTCAGCCAACAAGAG ATGCTGACGCTGGCCGGGTGTGGCGAGGTGCCTGGCGAAGACCTTGGCGAGGGTGTATGGCAAGTCATAGCGGACGGACATGTAAAGACTGGAATTATCACTAGCTCAGGCATATCCTCAGAATATCTTGCTAGTGACATCAACACCACGAATGG GTTCTTGGAGGTCGCAGAGGTCAACGAAGAAGACCTGTGTGTTCCCCGCAGAGAAAATAAGTATATGATAATGGGGTATTCCGAGATGAACTACTTCGAGGCACAAGATTATTGCCGTGCTTACGGTGGAAACGTACCCAATAACTCTGACCCACGAGCTTTAGATTTTTTCGTAAAG ATCGCAATGCAGAACAATACGTCTCTGCTTTCTTCTTGGGGTTCTGACTGTTTTAGCTTTATGGCTCATGAAGGCTCCTTCAGTATTTTGCCATATCGCTGTCTGGATGGATTAAAAGCAATGACATGTGAG GTACCGAAGACCATGACCTTTGAAATCCGTGCTGACAGTGATAAAGTGGAGGAAGCCTTTTACCACATCCCATATAGTTTAAAGCCTTCGTTTCTTGCTTTGTCTGGGAGGCAAATACGTGTAGACGGGGATTTACTTACTCTTTTAGATTCAAGAGGCCAAATGGTGGCTTCTGCAGTTAACACTGGACTGCAACCTGTTGGTCGTTTCGAATGGgaatatgagaataaaaaaaagcggGTTTTTACCTTCACTGCTTGCTCAAAG GACGAATTTACATGTAATAATGGGTTGTGCATTGACCTGAGCAATCGCTGCAACGGAATAGAAGAATGTTCAGACAGCAGCGATGAGGAGTGCTCTATTATGCTGCCCCTGCCTATCACATATCGCAAGGAGCGTCCTCATAAATTCTTCACGGATCTTAACCTCACTGTGGCCTCGATGGAAGTCCTTGAGGTCGATGTCTATGAGAACGTATTCAGGGTAAATGCCGAG TTTCACACCAGCTGGCGAGACGGGAGAATTGACCTGTCCCAGATAAGCGCAACGGCCTCCGAAAATGTCATCGATATGTCCGACATTTGGGTGCCGTCTATCGAACTCAAGAACGCCGTATTTAAGGATATTCTAGCTCACCTTAGGAGAAGCGATGTGAGGGACGTCGTTCTGGCCCATCGAGAAACGCCTGGTACTATAAGAACACAAAATGGGCTGGAGG GATATACGTACAACGCGGATCGAGACGCCTTCTTGAAATTGATTGAAACCTTCGAAGCTTCGTATAAGTGTCACTTCGAACTCGATCTCTTCCCCTTCGACGTCCATGTGTGTTCTCTTAACATTTCGCTTCGGCAGTTTAGCAGATCCTTCAAGGCTGTTTTTCGCGATATT GACTTGTCAGCCGCGCCGTTGTCCAAAAAGCTTCCCCTTATAACACCGACCAAGTTCTGCTACACACCTCACGCCGATGACAGCGGTAACGTCACAACAGTTAATTTCCAG GTTCTTCTCAGAAGACGCTTCGCTTCTTACGTCTTCACGACCTTCAGCCCGTGTTTGGTGTTGACCCTCATCGGCTACATGACCCAGTTCTTCAGCCATGAAAACTTCAG CGACCGCATCATGGTGACCCTCTCGTGCCTGATCGTGGTGGCGGCCCTCTTCTCGCAGATCGCCGCCACCGTCCCGGCCTCTGCCTCCCACAAAGCCATCGACGtgattttcctcatcatcatcgtccgcCTCTTCCTCGTTGTCCTCCACCACTCGGTCCTCTTCCTCATCCGAAGGTCCGTCAGGAGGGCAAAGGAGGAGGGCCTGGAATCTGGCATGGAAGCCGGGGACGTTGTTCCCGGTCCTGCGCTGTACCAGCCTCCCAAGAAGAAATTCCCTCTTCCGTCGTGGACCGGGCAGGAACCAGTGACTCCAGCCATGGAAGATAAGGGCCAGAATCCCCTGCCAGCTTGGATGAAACTGGACGTAATGGCCAACAATGGCAATCAACGGGAAATAAACAAGGAGGTCAGGTCGTATGACGAATTCTTCAATATTTTCAGCATCAGCTTCGGTATGCTGGCGGATGTTTTGTGGATTTCGTTATACTATTACAAAATTGCCAGCGAACGGGATCTTGTCATCCAAGAGTTCGAGAAGTGTTTGGAAACAATGAGAGCAATTGATTAA